TTTGTGGGATCTTTGGAGACGGCTTCTCCCGCTCAACCGGGGCAAAAGCCCGACTTCAAAAGCGGAGCCTATGCCGGTGCGATCGTGACGGGGGCCGATTTTCGTCAGGTGCGTCGTCTTTCTCCGGAGCAACGGGCCTACCTAGCCACTTGGGGAGCCCAACTCAGCCCAGAACCGCCTCCGCAGGTACTTCACAAGAATCCGGATCCCAGCCCTGGCGCTTCCGAGCCACCAGACCCCATAGGCTAGAGTGAGTGGCCGGTGCAGTTGGAGGATCGCCAGGTTGCTGACCAAGTTCTGGCTGTTGGAGCGCTATCTATTTGGGCAGATGCTCACCCCAGTGCTGGCCGGTGTGGCGGGGGGAACGATGCTGCTGCTGGTGGGCCGGCTGTTTACCCTGGCGGAGCGATTGGTGGAGGGATCCGTCCCGCCCTTAATGGTGATGCGCCTTCTGGCTTTGGATATGCCGGAGATGGTGGTGCTGGGGATGCCCATCGCCGCTTTTTTCGCTACCATGCTCACCCTCGGCAAGCTGAGCGGCAACAGCGAGATCACCGCCTTACGGGCGGCTGGGATCCCGTTTACACGAATTTTCATGCCCCTGTTGTTGGTGGGCCTGACCATGAGCCTCAGCGCTTTTGGCATTAGCAACGTGCTGCTCCCGGCCAGCAAACAGCAGATCCGCGAGATTGACCAGCAGGCTTTGCTCACCCAAGCCACTACTCCGGTTCAGTACGATGTTTTTTTTAAGACCGAAGATAACCTCTGGTTTTTCATTCGCCAGGTGGATCCGCGGCTGAATACGATGCAGGATGTGAGCGTGTTGCAGGTGAATCCCCTACCGGGGGGAAAATACCAGTTGGTGGAAGTGACTCTGGCGGCTCAGGCGGTGTGGAATGGGCTGGAGTGGAGCTTGATTGAGGGAGTTCACCACATCTATGGCCCTGCTGGCACCAGTATTGCTGAGCAACCCTTCGACCGCAAACCGTTGCAAGTGTCGGAGGATCTGGCCACCCTAATGCAGCCGCCGGTTCCCCCGAGCGAGTTGCGCTTACCGGAATTGGCGGAGCGAATTTCTCGTCTGGCCCGCTCCAACCTGAACACACAAGCCCTGCGCACCGAGTTTCATCTGCGCTTTTCTCTGCCCTTGGCCAGCTTTTTTGCGGTGTTGATTTCTTTGCCTCTAGGATCCGGCACCGCCCGTCGGGTAGGTCGCTATGGCGGTGTGGTTTTCGGCATTTTGCTGGTGTTTGGCTACTACGTGATTCTGAGTGTGTCCCGCAGTTTGGGAGAAGCCGGGGCATTGCCCCCTTGGGCAGCGGCCTGGAGCTTCAACATTCTGTTCGGAGGCATCGGTATGGTGTTGTTGGCTCGCTTTTTGCGTTAGGCCTCCCACTCAGGATCTTGGCCTAAAGCGCGCAATCTTTCTGCTAGGCGCTCGGCTCTTTGGCGCTCTTGCTCCGCTCTTTGACGTTCCTGCTCGGCTCGTTGCCGCTCGAACTGGGCCTGTTCATCTCCTGTCAGAAGCAACTGCCCTTGCGCATCGCACCAGCGTAGCCAGCGGGCCTGTTTTGCCTCAAAAACTCCCTCCCACACCGTGAGTCCAAGCTCCACCTGTTCCAGCCAAGTTTCGGTCATTTCCACGTAGTGGCGGCCCCGCAGCTCAAAAATTTGCAGCTCGTCTGCTCCTAGCTCGTGATTCGGGTCAAAGACAACATAGTAACTAACCCGCATCTGTTCATAGCGGCTCAGCTTGCTTTCCAACTCGTTGCCTTCGGGATTAGAGACAATCTCAATCACCACATCTGGCGGCTTATCAAACTGCCACAGTAGGTAACAACGGTTCTGCTTCTCCCACCACTGCTCCGGCACAGTGACATCTAGGCTGAGAAAAACATCTGGCACAATTGGAGGCCGACCAATGGCGGTGTAAATGCCCACATTAGCCGCGGCCAAAAAGGTCTTGCCCTGCAACGCGCTGTAGAGGACTCCAGTCAAGAGGCGCTGCTGCTTTTCAGAGGCAAAATTGTCTACGGGGGTGTCATCCTCAGTCACGAGCTCAGCAACGTCAGGAGCCAGTAGTTCGATATCCATCAGCAGATGCGGTTGTAGGTAGGTTTTGGTGATCTTAGCCGCCGACAAGCAAAAAGCCGCAGGTTTGGCTTTGCCAGAACTGGTGTTGGTGGTGATTCTGTACTAATAAGACCCACTGCTGGCATCACAAGTACTGGGATCATTGCCTGAACCGGTGTTGCCATTGAGGTTAGCCACATTGGGGCCTGTTGAGGCTACGTTGGCTGTACTGCTGGGAACCGCCGTGCCGAATTTGTTGCTATTCAAAATCACAGTGCCCCCAAGGTTACTGATAGCTCCACCGCTGGTTGTAGCGGTATTGCCGCTGAGATTGCTGTCTGAGACAGTGGCTTTAGAAAAGGTGGTGAATAAGCGGATTCCACCGTCAGAGTCTGCGCTGTTGTTACTGAGGGTACTGTTGTTCACAGTGAGGGTAGAGCCAGTTGCCGCAAAGATCCCGCTGCCATAACCAGAAGATCCGTTGGTAATGGTCAGCCCATTGATGGTGACATTGAGATTGGATCCGATATTAAATACCCGGAATTTCACTTAACTGAGGGCCATTTGCAGCTGTTCTTGAGCCACCTGCAAGGCTTCTGGTAGTTTCTCCGGTTGTTTCCCGCCCGCTTGAGCCAGGTTGGGCCGTCCACCCCCGCCCCCGCCAGTCAGCTTGGCGATCTCGCCAATGAAGGATCCGGCTTTCAGACCTTTTTTCTGCACCAACGGGCTAAAGGCTGCCACCCAGCTCACCTTGCCTGGCTCCGGCAGGGATCCCAGCACGATGGCTCCTTCCCCCAGTTTGTGGAGCAGATGCTCGGCGGCGGTTTTCAGGGCTTCGGCATCGGTGGATCCCAGTTCTGCCACCAAGATTTTCAGTCCACCGACGGAAATCGCCTGTTCCAGTAGCTGTTCTGCTTGTAGCAACGCCAGCTTGGCGCGGGTTTCCTCCAGTTCCTTTTGAGTGGTTTTCAGCTCTGTTTGTAAGGCCACGATCCGTTCTGGGATCTCCTGCGGCTTGGCCTTAAATTGGGCGCTCAGTTCTCGTACCACGCTATCCCGCTCGTTTAGGTATTCCAGCACCGCTGGCCCGGCTACGGCTTCAATGCGACGGATCCC
This is a stretch of genomic DNA from Synechococcus sp. Nb3U1. It encodes these proteins:
- a CDS encoding Uma2 family endonuclease — translated: MSAAKITKTYLQPHLLMDIELLAPDVAELVTEDDTPVDNFASEKQQRLLTGVLYSALQGKTFLAAANVGIYTAIGRPPIVPDVFLSLDVTVPEQWWEKQNRCYLLWQFDKPPDVVIEIVSNPEGNELESKLSRYEQMRVSYYVVFDPNHELGADELQIFELRGRHYVEMTETWLEQVELGLTVWEGVFEAKQARWLRWCDAQGQLLLTGDEQAQFERQRAEQERQRAEQERQRAERLAERLRALGQDPEWEA
- a CDS encoding LptF/LptG family permease; this translates as MLTKFWLLERYLFGQMLTPVLAGVAGGTMLLLVGRLFTLAERLVEGSVPPLMVMRLLALDMPEMVVLGMPIAAFFATMLTLGKLSGNSEITALRAAGIPFTRIFMPLLLVGLTMSLSAFGISNVLLPASKQQIREIDQQALLTQATTPVQYDVFFKTEDNLWFFIRQVDPRLNTMQDVSVLQVNPLPGGKYQLVEVTLAAQAVWNGLEWSLIEGVHHIYGPAGTSIAEQPFDRKPLQVSEDLATLMQPPVPPSELRLPELAERISRLARSNLNTQALRTEFHLRFSLPLASFFAVLISLPLGSGTARRVGRYGGVVFGILLVFGYYVILSVSRSLGEAGALPPWAAAWSFNILFGGIGMVLLARFLR